The following coding sequences are from one Tissierellales bacterium window:
- a CDS encoding iron-containing alcohol dehydrogenase family protein: MKAFNYSMPVEILSGKNIICDKYEIFGKHGKRAMIITGGSSSKKNGSLSDVEFALKKSKIDYFIFDEVEENPSIETVEKARKLAQRFDVDFIVGIGGGSPIDAGKAVAILLANLDMDAKDIFDTPNLNSIPLIAVPTTAGTGTEVTQYAILTDHRAKTKRNFNQSVFPKVAFLDASYLMTTPDEVTINTSIDALSHLIEGYLSSKSNFMSDIFAREGLRLFSEVKDSIKKRAFDFDVREKLLWISTLAGIVIAQSGTSLPHGMGYALTYNKGLKHGMANGILLAEYLNCSKSLYKVEDIINLMRFASIENFGIYLKSLFGDINLEIDESELRDYANSMMENKGKLKNHPLDINFDQMYDIYFQSLKKYIIK; the protein is encoded by the coding sequence ATGAAAGCGTTTAACTATTCTATGCCGGTTGAAATTTTGTCTGGTAAAAATATTATTTGTGATAAATATGAGATTTTTGGAAAACATGGCAAACGAGCGATGATTATTACTGGGGGATCTTCTTCGAAGAAAAATGGTTCGCTAAGCGATGTAGAATTTGCTTTGAAAAAGAGTAAAATAGATTATTTTATATTTGATGAAGTAGAAGAAAATCCAAGCATTGAAACAGTCGAGAAAGCAAGGAAATTAGCGCAGAGATTTGATGTTGATTTCATAGTTGGGATTGGCGGAGGCTCACCCATTGATGCTGGAAAAGCAGTGGCTATATTATTAGCTAATCTAGACATGGATGCTAAGGACATATTTGATACTCCAAATTTAAATTCAATACCACTTATAGCAGTTCCGACTACAGCGGGTACAGGTACAGAAGTTACTCAATATGCTATACTTACAGACCATAGAGCGAAAACAAAGAGAAATTTCAATCAGAGTGTATTTCCTAAAGTAGCATTTTTGGATGCTAGCTATTTGATGACAACACCAGATGAAGTTACTATAAATACTTCAATAGATGCACTTTCACATTTGATAGAGGGATATTTGTCATCTAAATCGAATTTCATGAGTGATATATTTGCAAGAGAAGGATTGAGACTGTTTTCAGAAGTAAAAGATAGTATTAAAAAAAGGGCGTTTGATTTTGATGTAAGAGAAAAATTATTATGGATATCGACATTGGCAGGAATAGTAATTGCTCAATCGGGGACATCATTGCCTCATGGAATGGGTTATGCACTCACATATAATAAGGGATTGAAACATGGTATGGCCAATGGGATTCTTTTAGCAGAGTATTTAAATTGTTCAAAATCGCTTTATAAAGTAGAGGATATAATAAATTTGATGAGATTTGCTAGCATAGAAAATTTTGGAATATATTTGAAGAGCTTGTTTGGAGATATTAATTTAGAAATTGATGAAAGTGAATTAAGGGACTATGCAAATTCTATGATGGAGAATAAGGGAAAATTAAAAAATCATCCATTGGATATAAATTTTGACCAAATGTACGATATATATTTTCAGAGTTTAAAAAAATATATAATTAAATAG
- a CDS encoding transposase produces the protein EIRIVDRWYPSSKLCSCCGHIKKDLKLSDRVYICNECGLVIDRDLQASINLRDAKTYKIA, from the coding sequence GAAATACGGATTGTAGATAGGTGGTATCCATCATCAAAACTATGCTCATGTTGCGGGCACATAAAGAAAGACTTAAAACTTTCTGATAGAGTTTATATCTGCAATGAATGTGGTTTAGTTATTGACAGGGATCTACAAGCAAGTATTAATCTTAGAGATGCAAAAACTTACAAAATAGCATGA